Within Haliaeetus albicilla chromosome 29, bHalAlb1.1, whole genome shotgun sequence, the genomic segment ACAGTACCGGTGGCAGCAGGccgctgtcccccccccatgGGGCAACCCTGACCTGacccccccttgccccccccccagacccccgaAGCCCCCGaaagctgcagcagccccaACCCCAACGCcggggggctggtgggggccCTCATGGACGTCATGCAGAAGCGCAGCCGCGTCATCCACTCCTCGGGTGAGCCCCCCCACGACCCCCCCAcgcgtgtccgtgtccccccccccaaacaccccccccccaccctaacccccccccttcctttccctcagaCGAGGGGGACGACGGcgaagaggaggatgaagacGACGAGTGGGACGactgagcccccccccccaaaaaaccccaagcttgtgccccccccccaaaacaagcTTGTGCCCCCCCCGGCGCCATGTTACTCCCCTCCCATCCAGCTccaaggggggggggcgcccactggcctcctcctgccccccaaattcacccccccacccctcctgcccccagcaaGACGCCGAATAAAAGGCTATTTTGCCACGGGAACCGTCCGCGCTGATTAATTACCGTTTTATTAATGAGCTATTAATGAGGCGGGGAGGTGCGGCGCGGCTGTGGAGGGGAGGAAGGCGGGGAGGGTGAGGCCGGCGGGATCGGTTCCCCCCCCGGGGtggagatgggggggggaaggagcggGCTCCGCCACCCGAGCGAGGCGGGAGCGGTGAAGGAAATGGGTGAAAATCGGGTTTTTTTGGGGAAGGGTGGGTTAAACGGCCGAGGCGCGGGGGCTGCCGGGAGGGAGTATGCAAATGAGGCGGCGCTACCGCCAATGGGAACAGGGCGGGGCGGGGATCTGGGAGGAGGGCACGCCCCCAGCTGCGCCGCGCGCTGCTCGCCGGGCGGAagtgaggggagagagagagagagacaggaaaaaaaaaaaaaaaaaaaaaaaagaggaggaggaggaggggtgaaaaggaaagggaaggagaaaaaaaaaaaaaaaaaaaaagcagcgaTAGAAAATGGCGGAAAATTTAAAAGGTGCGCGcgcgggccgggcgggcgggggcgccGGGCTAACGGCCGCGCGCCGCTTCCCgcctttttcccctctgaggGGGCGCGCGGGCGACCgttggcggcggcggcggcgtgaGGGGGGATTCGCTCCGGTTCGGTCCGATTCGGTTCGTGCTGGGGCTTTGGGCGCTGGggacggcggcgggggggggctgggggtgctgggaagggggtttggggggtgtCCGGTTCcccggtgtgtgtgtgtgtcccggTAATGACCCCCCCGTCCCGGTCCCGTCCAGGCTGCTCCGTCTGCTGTAAATCGTCGTGGTCGCGGCTGCAGGACCTGTGCCGCCTGGAGCGGGTGCGCTGCCCGGCGCTCGGCGTCACCCGACGGAACCTGGGGGACTTTGAGGTGGAGTACCTCTGCGACTACAAGCGTGTGAGGGTGAgtgctttggggggggggctcacgAATCCCCTTTAATatccccgggacccccccccctcaccttgTGAGGCCCCACAGCGTCGCTGGACACCAGGGTCCCTCGTCACCCCGAGCGTCGTCCCCCCCTCCTTGACATCTGGGTTTCCCCTGGCGCCCCACAAGGTCACCAGAGCATGGTGACCCCCCCCCCGAACCAAAGAAACCCCCCaacattccccccaccccccttggCAGGACGAGGAGTACTACCTGGTGAAGTGGCGGGGTTACCCCGAAACCGCCAACACCTGGGAGCCCCGCAAGAACCTGCGTTGCCACGGGTTGCTGAAGCAACTGCACCAGGACCTGGCTCGTGCCCCGGGGGGGCCGGTCCGCCCCGGTCCGCGGGGGTTGCCCGCCCGCGCCGCTTCCTACCTGGTGCAGAAAGCGGAGCAACGCCGGGCCCTGCGGCGCTGGGAGCGGCTCCTCAACAGCACCCGCAGCCACCGGGGTCGCATCGCCGTGGAGAACGAGGTGGACTTGCACGGCCCCCCCCGGGACTTCGTTTACATCAACGAGTACAAGGTGGGGGCCGGCGTCAACCTGACGCCGGTGGCGGTGGGCTGCGAGTGCCGCGACTGCCTggcggaggcggcgggcggTTGTTGCCCCGGGGCGTCCCGCAACAAGTTCGCCTACAACGAGGCGGGGCAGGTGCGCATCCGGGCGGGGCTGCCCATCTACGAGTGCAACTCGCGGTGCCGCTGCGGCGCCGACTGCCCCAACCGCGTGGTGCAGAAGGGCATCCGCTACGACCTCTGCATCTTCCGCACCGGCAACGGACGCGGCTGGGGCGTCCGCACCCTCGAGCGTATCCGCAAGAACAGCTTCGTCATGGAGTACGTGGGGGAGGTGAG encodes:
- the SUV39H1 gene encoding histone-lysine N-methyltransferase SUV39H1 isoform X1, which encodes MAENLKGCSVCCKSSWSRLQDLCRLERVRCPALGVTRRNLGDFEVEYLCDYKRVRDEEYYLVKWRGYPETANTWEPRKNLRCHGLLKQLHQDLARAPGGPVRPGPRGLPARAASYLVQKAEQRRALRRWERLLNSTRSHRGRIAVENEVDLHGPPRDFVYINEYKVGAGVNLTPVAVGCECRDCLAEAAGGCCPGASRNKFAYNEAGQVRIRAGLPIYECNSRCRCGADCPNRVVQKGIRYDLCIFRTGNGRGWGVRTLERIRKNSFVMEYVGEIITSEEAERRGQVYDRQGATYLFDLDYVEDVYTVDAAHYGNISHFVNHSCDPNLQVYNVFIENLDERLPRIALFATRPIRAGEELTFDYNMHVDPVDAESTRMDSNFGLAGGGLGGSPRARGRIECKCGAAACRKYLF
- the SUV39H1 gene encoding histone-lysine N-methyltransferase SUV39H1 isoform X2; the encoded protein is MAENLKGCSVCCKSSWSRLQDLCRLERVRCPALGVTRRNLGDFEVEYLCDYKRVRDEEYYLVKWRGYPETANTWEPRKNLRCHGLLKQLHQDLARAPGGPVRPGPRGLPARAASYLVQKAEQRRALRRWERLLNSTRSHRGRIAVENEVDLHGPPRDFVYINEYKVGAGVNLTPVAVGCECRDCLAEAAGGCCPGASRNKFAYNEAGQVRIRAGLPIYECNSRCRCGADCPNRVVQKGIRYDLCIFRTGNGRGWGVRTLERIRKNSFVMEYVGEIITSEEAERRGQVYDRQGATYLFDLDYVEDVYTVDAAHYGNISHFVNHSVYNVFIENLDERLPRIALFATRPIRAGEELTFDYNMHVDPVDAESTRMDSNFGLAGGGLGGSPRARGRIECKCGAAACRKYLF